The region ATGATGCTGATAGTGAAAGTGAAGCTTATAAAGTCTCTGTGTCACAAGACGGCGATACTTTCGTTCGTATTAGTGGTGATGGTGCTTATGATTTAGGCAAAACACAATTAGCTTGGGCTCGCTATGTAAAAATTGAAGATAAAAGTAGCGAGGTACAGCCTAAGGCTCCAGGTGTCGATTTGGACGCTGTATGTATTTTGAATATTGGTGTGCCAGTGGAAAATAATGCTCGAGTCACTTCAGGTTCTGTGAATCATAATTCCCAAAGTTTAGTTTACCTTGATGTTACTTCAGCCTTTGATAATCGATTGAAAAAGAGTGATTGTGAAGAGGAAGAAACAATAACAAAAGTAGCCCGCACTCTTGAATTGGTGCCACCTTCATTGCCAGCTCCATCAGCACCTATTGTTCCCACTCCTGTACCACAAACTGAATTGCCAAAGACAGGATCGGAAAGTTTATTAATTGGTGCCATATTGAGTATATCTGCTCTATTAGCACGACGATTGCAAAAACAGAAAAAATAGTTATTGTATAGTTCCTCAATTAGGGGCCTTTTATCTAGAGGATTCTTGACGCTAGCTTCTTAGCACTCTATAATTCCGAGTGCTAAGGGGTTTTAACCTCGAAAGTAGCCTTAACTTTAATATTTTTCTATGGCTCAAAAAGTCAAGATCATTCCTTTAGGGAATCGTGTTGTAGTGCGTCCTCTTGGGCGTGAAGAGGTAACAATGTCAGGTATTGTATTGCCTGATACGGCGAGCAAGGAGCGTCCTCAGCAAGGAGAGATTGTTGCTGTAGGTGAGGGGAAACGTAATGAGAAGGGAGACTTGATTGCTTTGACTGTTAAGGTTGGGCAAAAAGTGCTTTTTACCAAATATGGTCCTGATGAAATTGAAATTGAGGGTGAAGAATACTTAGTATTGAAAGAAGATGACATTTTAGCTGTTTTAGAGTAATTATTTAATCTTTAACCTTAAACTTTTTATGGCAAAGCAAATTTTATTTGATACAGATGCACGCACAAAATTACTGTCTGGAGCTTTGAAGCTCGCTCAGGCCGTGCGTATTACTATGGGGCCTAAAGGTAGAAATGTAGTATTTGAGAAAAAGTATGGTGCTCCGGTAAATACTAATGATGGTGTCACCATCGCTAAAGAAATTGAATTAACTGATCCATTTGAAAACATGGGGGCTCAATTGGTCCGCGAGGCAGCTACCAAAACTAATGATGCAGCTGGTGACGGTACCACTACTGCGACTGTTTTAGCTGTAGAATTAATTCGCAGCGGTCTTTCTTTAGTAAGTGAAGGTGCCAATCCGGTATCAGTGAAAAATGGTATTCATAAGGCAGTACAAAAAATTGTTGATCATTTGCAAAAAACCGCAAAAAAAGTAACCACTAAGGAAGAAATTGCCCAAATTGCAGCAATATCAGCCGCAGATCCTGAAGTCGGTAGCTTGATCGCAGATGTAATGGATAAGGTTGGTAAGGATGGTGTGGTAACTGTGGAAGCAGGTCAGACATTTGGTCTTTCCCAAGAATATGTGGAGGGAATGCAGTTTGATAATGGCTATATTTCTCCTTATATGGTCACTGATCCTACTCGTATGGAAGCGGTGATGGAAAATCCTGTTATTTTAATTACCGACAAAAAGATTAGTAGTATCCAGGATATTCTTCCTGTGCTCGAACAAGCAGCTCAGGCAGGCAAAAAGAATTTTGTCATTATTGGCGAAGATGTCGATGGTGAAGCTTTGGCAACCTTGATTGTCAATAAACTACGTGGGACATTCCACTCTTTAGCAATCAAAGCTCCAGGTTTCGGAGATCGTCGCAAGGCAATGCTTCAAGATATTGCTATTTTGACTGGTGGCAAAGTTATTTCAGAAGAAATTGGACTTAAATTAGCTAGTGCCCAATTAGCCGATCTAGGCCAAGCAGCAAAAGTCATTTCTACCAAAGACAAGACTATTATTGTTAGCGGAAAAGGAGAAAATGCCGAAATTGAAAAACGTGTTGAGCAAATAAAAGCAGAAATTCAGAATACTAAGTCGGACTATGATAAAGAGAAGTTGCAAGAACGCTTAGCAAAATTAGCTGGTGGAGTTGCGGTTATCCGTGTCGGAGCAGCTACAGAAGTAGAGCTCACCGAAAAGAAACATCGTGTTGAAGATGCTGTTTCTGCTACTCGAGCAGCTATTGAAGAGGGAATTGTACCTGGTGGAGGAATTGCCCTCTACAACGCAGCGGAAGCTTTAAAGGGCTTTAAATGTGATGATGAGAGTGAACAAATTGGTGTTAATATAGTTGGTCGAGCATTGTATTCTCCTATTAAACAAATTGTAGAAAATGCGGGCCAAGAATTTGCTCTAGTCATTAGTCGGCTCACCATGGAAAAAGAGAAAGGCGACAGTAGAGGCTACAATGCCGCTTCTGGCGAAATAGTTGATATGTACAAAGAAGGAATTATCGATCCCGCAAAAGTAGTACGTTCAGCATTACAAAATGCCGCTTCAGTAGCAGCAATGTTCTTGACTACTGGCGCAGCTGTCTGTGAATTGCCTGAAGAAAAGCCAGCAGCAGGTATGCCTGGTGGTATGGGAGGAATGGGTGGTATGGGCGGGATGGATATGTAAAAAGCAATACTGATTATTCAGTGTTTTCAAAAGAAAAAGGTCTAGGTAATGATACTGGGCCTTTTTTCTTTTGTGATGAATTATTTGTTCCTTATTTACAGTGCTCCGCTATCTTTGATTCCCTTTAAAATACTTATGATAGCCAATAAAATTGCAATACTTCCCACGATATAGCCTATATTAAGAACAGTAAGGCTCTGTTGATAAACACCGACCAATAGAAGTATGACAAAAATTACTTCTAGGGCCATCTTGAGCTTACCAAATGCATTAGCGCCGCGAATTTTGCCCTTCCATAGAGTGTAGAAAATAACGTTGAGCACAATCATAATCCCTTCCAAAAAAATAATCATGTATAAAGTCCAATGGTGTAAGGTGCTGGCTAAAAAAAACAGAACACTGCCAATCAAAAGTTTGTCGGCTAAGGGATCCAATAAGGTTCCTAATTCGGTAATTTGATTGGTATTTCTAGCCAGAGCACCATCCCAAAGATCAGTAAGTGCAGTGACGATAAACAAAAGTAATATACTAGTATTCCAAAAAGTATTAGGATCAGGAACATTGAGAAATAGTACCCACAATATAGTAGTGCCAATGAAGCGCAAGGCGGTAAGCACATTGGGTGTAATACCTAGCGCAACCCAGAGTTTATCAAAAGTCTTTGCCATAAATGCATCATCATACTTTTGAAAGTTATAAACAGCGTCTGATATACGGGCAAGCATTAAAATTTAGTTTACTTTTTAGACTTTTTTAAGCTTCTACTTTGCATCTCTGACTATAAATTCGTATGTTCATAGCAGCTTTGTTTTTACGTTACCATGAAAATTCTCTTCATTGAAGATGATAAAGAATTAGCTCTTTTGACCAAAAATCACTTAGGTGCTTTTCAAATGCATGTAGATATTGCTTATACAGGAGAAGAAGGGGTGCGACTAGTGAAAACTGGTTATTATGATGTTGTGTTAGTAGATTTGCTCCTGAATATTGCACTTAATGGCTTAGAAGTCATCCGCCATATTAGAAAGGTTGATAAATCTATTCCGTTAATTACAGTGACGGCATTACAAGATATCGAAACCAAGGTGAGCACATTTGCGGCAGGTGCTGATGATTATATCATTAAGCCATTTCATTTCCAGGAATTAGCGGCGAGAGTACACCGATTGTATCGCAGAATTAATCGTCCGTATCTTACTCAAGTTTCGTACCGAGGCTTAACCTATGATGTAGAGAGGCGTTGCATTCACTTTGATAAACAAAAAGTTTTTCTCAAAAATAAAGAAGCAACATTATTTGAATACTTTCTTCATCATCCAGAGCGAACATTAAGCAGAAATGAATTAATTAATTCAGTTTGGCATACTAGTGTGAATGAAAGTAGCAATGTTGTTGATGTTTCGGTACGAAAATTACGGCAAAAAGTGGATGAGAATCTTGGCCTCAAGCTTATTCATACCGTGCATGGTATGGGTTATCGCTTTGCTTTGTAGCTAGTACTTTTTCTTTTTATCCCAGCATAAGCGAATACATCCAATTCGCGAATAACTTGAATTTTTACTTCGCCAGAACGAACTGCATCACT is a window of Candidatus Abawacabacteria bacterium DNA encoding:
- a CDS encoding co-chaperone GroES, which encodes MAQKVKIIPLGNRVVVRPLGREEVTMSGIVLPDTASKERPQQGEIVAVGEGKRNEKGDLIALTVKVGQKVLFTKYGPDEIEIEGEEYLVLKEDDILAVLE
- the groL gene encoding chaperonin GroEL (60 kDa chaperone family; promotes refolding of misfolded polypeptides especially under stressful conditions; forms two stacked rings of heptamers to form a barrel-shaped 14mer; ends can be capped by GroES; misfolded proteins enter the barrel where they are refolded when GroES binds), with protein sequence MAKQILFDTDARTKLLSGALKLAQAVRITMGPKGRNVVFEKKYGAPVNTNDGVTIAKEIELTDPFENMGAQLVREAATKTNDAAGDGTTTATVLAVELIRSGLSLVSEGANPVSVKNGIHKAVQKIVDHLQKTAKKVTTKEEIAQIAAISAADPEVGSLIADVMDKVGKDGVVTVEAGQTFGLSQEYVEGMQFDNGYISPYMVTDPTRMEAVMENPVILITDKKISSIQDILPVLEQAAQAGKKNFVIIGEDVDGEALATLIVNKLRGTFHSLAIKAPGFGDRRKAMLQDIAILTGGKVISEEIGLKLASAQLADLGQAAKVISTKDKTIIVSGKGENAEIEKRVEQIKAEIQNTKSDYDKEKLQERLAKLAGGVAVIRVGAATEVELTEKKHRVEDAVSATRAAIEEGIVPGGGIALYNAAEALKGFKCDDESEQIGVNIVGRALYSPIKQIVENAGQEFALVISRLTMEKEKGDSRGYNAASGEIVDMYKEGIIDPAKVVRSALQNAASVAAMFLTTGAAVCELPEEKPAAGMPGGMGGMGGMGGMDM
- a CDS encoding CDP-alcohol phosphatidyltransferase family protein: MLARISDAVYNFQKYDDAFMAKTFDKLWVALGITPNVLTALRFIGTTILWVLFLNVPDPNTFWNTSILLLFIVTALTDLWDGALARNTNQITELGTLLDPLADKLLIGSVLFFLASTLHHWTLYMIIFLEGIMIVLNVIFYTLWKGKIRGANAFGKLKMALEVIFVILLLVGVYQQSLTVLNIGYIVGSIAILLAIISILKGIKDSGAL
- a CDS encoding response regulator transcription factor, coding for MKILFIEDDKELALLTKNHLGAFQMHVDIAYTGEEGVRLVKTGYYDVVLVDLLLNIALNGLEVIRHIRKVDKSIPLITVTALQDIETKVSTFAAGADDYIIKPFHFQELAARVHRLYRRINRPYLTQVSYRGLTYDVERRCIHFDKQKVFLKNKEATLFEYFLHHPERTLSRNELINSVWHTSVNESSNVVDVSVRKLRQKVDENLGLKLIHTVHGMGYRFAL